CATTGCCGCCCCAGTGACTTAGTTATCAATCCGGCAAAAGGCAAAAAGCTCACCAACATGAGGGCTTCCGGATCTGATGAGGCCGTTGTCCTCACGCCACCAATAAAAATGACATTAGAGGATTACATCGCCTATATCGGCGAAGACGAACTTGTCGAAGTGACACCTGTTTCGATACGGATACGGAAAAGATCGATTAAATCCTTACGATGTTAGAGTTTAGGGGTTAGGGGTTAGGTTAGGGGTTCGAACCTCTTATATAATCACCGTTCTTTTAATCGTATTGACGATCTCATCTGGGTCATCCAGCACCTGGAAGTAAAACAGATCATCGTTGCTAATGTTTGCAGAAGACAACATCTTGTCTTTTATCCAATCCACCATTCCAGACCAATACTCTGTTCCGACAAGAATAATCGGAAAACTCTTGATGCGCCTGGTTTGAATCAAGGTGACCGCCTCAAACAGTTCGTCCAATGTGCCAAACCCACCGGGCATGCCAACAAACGCCATAGCGTATTTAATAAACATCACCTTCCTGATAAAAAAATATTTGAAGCTCAAAGGCAGATTAGAAAAAGGGTTGGGCTCCTGCTCAAATGGCAGGTTAATATTCAAGCCGACCGATATCCCTCCAGCCTCAGCCGCGCCTTTATTAGCAGCCTCCATAATACCTGGACCGCCCCCGGTAATTATGGCATAGCCCGCTTTGGCCAACCCACCGGCAATAGTCTCTGTCAACTTATAATACTCATCGTTTTTATCTGTTCTCGCCGAGCCAAAAATCGATACAGCGGGTCTGTTAATCTCAGATAACGAGTCAAATCCATCAACAAACTCTGACATAATTTTAAACAAACGCCAGGAATCCCCGACGTTGAAATTATCAAGCCAATACTGCTGCTTGTCCATGGATGACTTATTATTGTTGCTAAATCCTGGCATACTCATCTCCTGGTCCGGCTGTGCCGGGAATCATCTACAAACCATTTAGTTCAGGTTTTGCTGGTTTAATTGCTTTAAGGCCTTTGCAGCCCACTTATTAGTGCCATCAAGCCTTAATATCCTTAAACAGGTCTTTCTGGCTTGAGGAAGATTTTTTTCTTTTTGATATATTTTTGCAAGCAGTATCAAGGCGTCGAGGTTTTTCTTATTGAGATCAAGACAGTGGAGTAAGGCAAGACGGGCATCGCACATTGCTTGACGAGTGTGCAGAATATATCCTTTTATAAACCAATATGAGTCACAACTACCGTCAATATCGATCGCCTGTTCACACAAAGAGAGCGCAATATCCGCCCCCTGGCTTTCCTTAATGTACAATTCAGCAAGCATGTTCAAGGCATTGGCATCACGACTATTATAGCGCACGGCCCTCTGAAGATAGGTCATGGCCTCGGTATTTTTTCCAAGCGCCTTAAACGCCTCACCAAGATACCTGTAAACCAGGCCGTGCCCCAGGCCATTTTCAGCGTGTAACCAGGGCTCACATCGTTCCCACGGGGTTTTATCAACGTTCAATGAACTGTTGGAAAATGTTTTTTCAGCTTGCAACAACACCTTTACAGCCCTTTGAAATTTTCGCTCTTGGCAGTACAACTGACCCAACTGGAGAAGCAGATCGAAATATGACCCGTTAATCTTATTGGCCTTTTCAAAATTCCTGATAGCACTTTCAGTATCGCCTAAAGCCTGAAAGGCAAAGCCTAGGTTTACAAGTGCCATAAAATCCTTCGGTTGAACCACAGTTGCCTTTTCAAATACCGAAATTGCCTTTTTGTGGTTGTTCAACTGCGCATAAATCACCCCAAGACTATTCAGTAAGTTGCTGTTTTCCGGATCCAGATTAAGACCTAATCGATACTCTTGTATCGCCTTAACGAGGTCGCCTTCGTTATAGTAATAATCGCCGCTGATATTCAAGCTGACCCCAGAAAACATGGTAACAGTACCCGCACCCAGAAAATTAGTGTGAACCAAGGCCTTTAAGGCATTCATCGGAATATGGTTTTTATGAAAACCGGGGCAGGGATATGAGGCGATACCAATCGAGAAGCTGCCAATACCAAGCGCCGCTACTTTCGCTTGCATTGAAGCTATCCACTCTTCGG
The sequence above is drawn from the Desulfobulbaceae bacterium genome and encodes:
- a CDS encoding TIGR00730 family Rossman fold protein, whose protein sequence is MSMPGFSNNNKSSMDKQQYWLDNFNVGDSWRLFKIMSEFVDGFDSLSEINRPAVSIFGSARTDKNDEYYKLTETIAGGLAKAGYAIITGGGPGIMEAANKGAAEAGGISVGLNINLPFEQEPNPFSNLPLSFKYFFIRKVMFIKYAMAFVGMPGGFGTLDELFEAVTLIQTRRIKSFPIILVGTEYWSGMVDWIKDKMLSSANISNDDLFYFQVLDDPDEIVNTIKRTVII